CCCACGCATATCTCTTTACCGGGATAAACGGGGTTGGTAAAAGCACGACTGCCCTTGCCCTTGCAAGGGCAGTGAACTGCACCTCAGATACTACTGGTGATGGCTGCGGCAGATGCATTACATGCAGGCAGCTATCAAGTGGCAATTTTCCTGATATTATCACTATTGCCCCTGATGGGCAGAACATAAAGATAGAGCAGATAAGGGAACTGAACAGAAACCTTAATTACAAGCCTGTCTCAGGAAAATACAGGATTACCATAATAGACTGGGCCGAGATGATGACAGAAGAGGCGGCAAACTCCTTTCTCAAGACCCTTGA
The sequence above is a segment of the Desulfatiglans sp. genome. Coding sequences within it:
- a CDS encoding DNA polymerase III subunit delta', encoding MKVFSEIIGQKKAIDFLKRVIVGDRIPHAYLFTGINGVGKSTTALALARAVNCTSDTTGDGCGRCITCRQLSSGNFPDIITIAPDGQNIKIEQIRELNRNLNYKPVSGKYRITIIDWAEMMTEEAANSFLKTL